The Microtus pennsylvanicus isolate mMicPen1 chromosome 14, mMicPen1.hap1, whole genome shotgun sequence DNA window AAACTGACTCTGACCTCCAACACTGACTGCCTTGGCACTCTAAGACTGTCAGAACTATGGATGGCCTGAGGGAGTCTCACAGGCCTCCCTAGCCCTCCTGAAAGTCCCACCTCTAGCAGCTTTTCGTTTCCCACTCTGCTGTGTTTATTTCTCCTTAACAACTGGAGCCGGAGTCTGGCTGAGCACAAGTATCACCTGTCAGGATGTGATAGACCCAGATGGGGTCACAAAGTGGTCCCACCCCTTGGAATTTGGGGTTCTTGCATGCCTTGTCCAGACCTCGTCTCTTCTCTTGACTTAAGAAACTCCAGCATCCACGTTAGAGGTAGAGGGGCTAGGAGGACATAGTGCCTCTAGTCACTATTTGGAGGACCTGCATAGACTTCCCAGCAGCTGGATGATTTTTCCTACCAAGAAAAACAGTCACTTTGGTTGAAAGTTGAATTCTagtatctttaaaattatataaaatataaattatataaaatcattCACAATAAAGTTATGGcagaaattttatataattttaaatgattttcaaacACAACAGAGTTGAAGTAATTGAACTCTCCCATGAACAGCCACCCTCTCCTCCCATCAGctttctgtcatttatttatttatttatttatttatttatttatttatttatttatttattgtgtgtacaatattctttctgtgtgtatgcctgaaggccagaagagggcaccagacctcattacagatggttgtaagccaccatgtggttgctgggaattgaactcaggacctttggaagagcaggcagtgctcttaactgctgagccatctctccagcccccatgtccTTTAGCATCTTATTTTTGACACAGTTCAAAGCAAGCAGTAGGGCTCAGCACACTCCACTGCCCCAGTCTTGCCGATAGACAAGATTAGATCTGGAGGTaaaattgacataaaataaaatgagtagaTCTTCCTTTACTAGTTGGTAAGTTCTGAGCAGTCTATACACCTCTTTGTCTGCCTACACCCCTTCAGTCAGAccctgcctctccagcccctaaaggcTGCCATCATTCTCTGTCCTTCAACTGTAGACTTGCTGTCTTATTCTGggatgtacttttttttttttaatttaattttatttttttcaagacagtggcTTTTGGAGCTGGATGTACTTTAAATATAGGCACATGGCCTAAGCTCTTTGCTCTGAGCTTTTTGTTACTTGGCAACCTTTGTATTTGTTATGTTGCTTCCCCACTATAGTCACTGTATTTATAAGACAGTATTTAGCCTTCTGTTGATGGATCCCTGCGTTGGTCCCAGTATGAggctattttgggtttttttggttgtttttttttttttttacaaaaggaaatttatttcaaaagcaTAAGGGAACATTTACATTTAAACAAGGGAATAAACAGGtgtcttgaagaagaaaaaacatatttATGGCATGAAGATTTTCATTCAAATCTCTGAAGCAAAAGAACAGTAAGTTATGCACTATTGCCTAGGCAAGGGAAAGGGaacaaagggaagagggaggaatgcAGTGAGCTCTGCATCAGACATGAGGTCAAGTTATTTCTGTTGACTTTACAAATACACTcagacaagagaaaggaaaaattacaCCATGTTCAAAATTATATTGCTGTAGTCCAATTCATTTTTGTACTCAAAATGGTGTTAGACCATGGCTGATGTATCTGAGGTCCATACTAGATGGTCAGTTTTCAACTGGCAATCCCATGTTCCTACATCTGTTCAGATTCCAAGGGAGCCTAGGTTCAGCTCAATCATGTGGAATGTTCAGAGATTATTGCCAGCACTCCATAGTCAAGCTGACCAACTTGTTGTGCTCACTTGTATCATCTAGATGTCTAGAATATTTTCTCCATAAATTATATGCAGTAATTCTCACaaaggggttttgcttttttcccaGTGTAGAAGTAATGGTAACGAGGACACCTGTGTAGAAATCgaaacctcaaaacaaaacaaaaaaacccaacaaacaacaaaactactAGCAATGGCATCTGGATATTTGATTTGAATAGCAAATTTAGGGAAGGAAGATTAACTGGAACAAAAATATATGAAAcattcaaatgaaaaacaaagggTCTGAGCCACTAAAAATGTCCACGATATGAGGCACTCCACAAACCTCCCATCTGTTGTTTTAATCTAAAGACTACTGGCTAACTTATACAATAATCTGATTAATAACCTGAGAAGTTAAATTTTGAAAGTGGCAAAAGCAAACGGAGTGAGCATCTCTTATTTAATGATAGTATGTCATCAAGTCACTTTCCTGGGTAGCCCTGGTTAAGTTTCCAAACCCTAAATTATACTATCCATCCTGTGAGAACCTGTATGTACACCAGATCTGGCTATATTTCACCAACAAGGTCTTGTCTCTGAAAATACGACCTCTGTTTTCagttttaaacaattttaatcaTGTAAGTATGACTGACTCAAATTCCTCCCTACTGGATTGAAAACCTGGATACCAAGTTAGTAATGGATTCATTTCAGCCTCAAAAGGATAATCACTGTGTCAGATGACCCATTCCTAGAATTTAAATTGTGATTTGTTGTACACTCAAGTTCCATggcacgcacatatacacacacaacatatgcttatgtttatatgtatattatgcaCATGTACTCCTATTCAAATAAGACCCTGTGTTCAAAAGCTGTATCCCCAAAAATGGAGAACAGTGAAGGAAGCAATGCAAAACTTACTGCTTCCTAAAAACCTAATATCACTTGTACACTGTAAGAAGTGTTTAATTTCTACGAGTCTTAGTAGGAATGCTACACACTGCCTAGCAGCTTCATTAGCATTACTCTTCTCCATGTATTGGGCAAAAAACTGGAACAGACTGGGGAGGAAAATAAGTAACCTTTCAAAAGTGATTGGCTTTACCAGATCACGAGCTAGACTGAAATTTTTCATTAGATTCAGTTCTTAATAACAAATTATGAAGATGTTTAAAAGCAAGATTCACAAAATGAAATCTAATAATGAGGCTATTTTGAAAAGAAGTCAAAGCTGCAGATAAAGCATCCAAAAATATTGTTGTGGTTTTACCTTGGACACAACCATGGACTGTTACAAAAGTAGATCATACATACAAAGGTGGAAAGAACATTACGTTTTCAGCTGAAGGCAGCAGTCCTGTTAAAGGGACATCCCCGGCAATCCAATGAGTAGTAGATTTAAGAATATTAAGCTCATGACAATGCTGAAGAATGTGATGTTGCACTCAGTAGAGTCTTCCTCGACTACGATTTCCTCGTGTTCCCCAACCACGGCCTCCTCTACTTCCCCTGAAGGCTCCTCTCTGCTCATAATATGAGGCTATTTTGAATGAATTTCCTGTGAGCATGCTTATGCACGTCTTTTGTGGGTGAATGATTTTGTCTCAAGTAAATACATCAGACTGGAATAGCTGGGTTAGAGGTGGGCCTGTACTTTGTCTTATAAGAAACCTGCAAACTGTCCCCATAGACTGTGCCCTGTCAGTCTGTGGATAGTGTAGGGGCTAAAGGTGTCTATACCCTTGTTAACATTTGGTGTTACGAGTGCCCTGGATAGGTTTTTATGATCCCTCCGTgcagtagaatttttttttcatgtgtgcatgAGCTGTTTATCTCTCTTTATGAAGTTTTTACTCACAAGCTTTGCCCATGTTTTGGTTTCTATGTTATTcttataaaattatgtatatttaaaaatctattatttgtgtatctctgtgtatgtatacagGCATGTGTATCACATGGacattgtggaggtcagaagacaactttaagaAGTCACTTTCCTTCTTTTACCATGGGTTCCTAAGGTCACACTCAGGTTTTCAGGTTTGCATAGCACATGTCTTTACTAGCTATACCATCTAAACTCCTTCCCCCTTATCTTCTAGAGATGAACTGTTtctcccaggctggccctgaactagAGTTTAAGTGATCTTGCTTCAGACCCCTAGGTGTTGGAACTATGTGTGACAACtacctttctttgctttgtttgttttcgtttgtctgagatgaggtctctatgtggccctggctgtcctgggtcaagctagaccatgctggccttgaactcacagaggtccacctgcctctacctcccaagtgctaggattaaaggcatgtgctaccatgcctggcctgcctattaatttttattttattaaaaattgttttgagatttattttcattgtatgtgcattctgcctcctaggtgctgagattaaaggtgttgaatcaccaccacctggcaacagcaagtgcttttagccactgagccatctctgcagcctgtaTAATTTTTTTACTGTGTAGCACTGCGAATGGATGCAGTGCCTTGCACATGTTAAACACAGTTTACTACTGGACTGCACCTATAACCAGTAGCTTAACTTCACTGACAAGTGACTTGtttttattctgtctgtgtgccatCTGAGTTTGGACTCATCTGAGATCTGTTCTTAGTGCTGATTACTCTCATACTCACGCAAGGGTAGATCTCACATCAGAGTCCCACTGGCAATGCTTGGTGTAGGTACTCACTGCCTTTCTGTAACATCTGTGTCTGTCCTTTAGGAGTTGCCCTGCTGACTCAGAATGGTGATTGGAAGTCCCCAGTCTGTGCCTAAGGAATAGAGCTGAGGTGTGGTCGTCCATTTCTATGCTGTCTGAACAGAAGATATTGTACAGTAGACATCTGAAGCTCCTGTTTCTGGTTTCCCTGACCCTTTTCCCCACTCCCTCTTGTAACTTTCTGTCCTTAAAGTAGATTCCCAGCGGTCTCCCTCAGGGACTGGTTAGTTCCATCAGGGCCTTTTCCTCCCTGGTCAGATGATGAGCTTGGATCTGACAAATGAAGACCAGCTCTCTGGGTATATAACCCTGGTAGCTTCCATGCAAACACTCCTTAACTCTGGCTGCAGACATGCTCCTTGACCTCAGCGACCTGCTCCAGGTAGATCACTTTCCTTAAGTCTTTCTGCCCTGAGGGCTTTGCAGGGTCACAGCCTATGTTTCCTACACCTGCTGCCTGTGGTTATAGGCAGCCTTTGTGTTCAGGGTGGTGAAGCTTGTGTTGCCAGAGCTTGGGGCCTCAGTAGGAGAAGGCAGGCCACAGTCACAGTATTATCCAGGGCCTGGTGGCTCAGACTTAGAATCACTTGAGAGCCCCTTGTGAAACTCAGTCTAAGGCAAAGAAAGTTCTTTTCTTAAAGGGAATATTGGATCCCATTGCATGTATTTCAAACTCTGCAAAACTTTCATAAgtagctgggcagtgttggtgcccgtcttaatcccagcactcgggaggcagaggcaggtggatctttgtgagttcgagaccagcctggtctacaagagctagttccaggacaggaaccaaaaatctacagagaaaccctgtctcaaaaccaaacaaaaaaacaaaacaaaacaaaaaaacaaccttcGTAAGTTTGTTACGTAAGCTATTTAGGGTCATTAGCTTTCTAGATTCAGATAAAGTGTTTTTTGTTGCAttgcttgtttctgtttgttttttaagagtaggtctcatgtagccctagcaagcctggaactcagaggtctgcctgcctctgcagtgctgggattaaagtcatgtggcACAATGGTCAGTGCACTGTTCACTTCTAAGTAACTGAACATTATGAGAAGATGCACCTAGGCACCTTCAAAGGCAGTGAAGGAAAAAGGGACATGGAGAACTGCCCCATTGATGGCACTTTGGGCGGCAGTTGGCTAAAAACTAACTGAAGTCTTCAGATCTCTCCCTGAGGTCCACAGTGACACTACAAACCAGGAAGTAGAATGAATGACCACAAGTTCACCCTGAATGGAAACCCTGATTTGGATGACCCCAGGGGTCCTAAGAGCCCATAGGCCAGGGTACTGCTCCTGGTTGCTAATCCCTCAGTACCTCTGACTAACAGAGTTCAGTCAGATGGTGCCTTGTATTTTTGTCCTCCCAGCTGTCTTTATAAATGGCATCTCTCAGCAGCTATTACTGAAATTTTTTTGGGGTCAAGCTAAAAATAACCTTTTGGAATTGTGATAATCCATTGACTCCACCTTTGAATGCATTGTGCTCAGTTCAGAGCATGGCCACATGACTGTTTCCACCCTCCCAGAAAAGATGGGGGCCATGGCCAGGCAGCACCAGAAGTAGCTTGGACACCTCTTAGAGGAAAACAGGTGCACCAGTCATCTTTGGCTTCACAGCTTTGGAAAGGGGAAAACAGCCCAGACTGTCAGGCTAGGTGGCACGCCACCAGGAAAGGCTGAGGTTGGGCCAGCTGTATAGTCTGGGTGGCACAGACTACTCTTCTTGGTAGGGCCATGCTGGTTAAATGGACGGGAGACCATACACGGCTGTCCTTGCCCCGGAGCATCCACAGTATGTTCTTTTGTTCCTCCAAGACATCCCTGGGGCCAGACCTCGTCTGACCTTAAGACAAGACACTTTTGCTTATCTCTGGGTAGGGCTCATGCCTATGTCAGTAAAGGCCTCTGGTGAAACTGACTGCTTTGAAGAGAGGAGTCAGCGTAGAACTGGCAGAGACCCTGAATTTAAAGCCTCACTTTTTCCTGATTCACATACATACCAAAGGCAGATAGCCACAATAGGAGAATGAATTGTTAATGTGATGACGTCTAGCAGTACCTACCAATATTAGTATGCCTagaagccaggtgtagtggtataCACTTGTAGTCCCAGATGCTTAAAAACTATCTCTAGAAAGTTCtttaggagattttttttcttttagatttatttgtatgagcatttgcctacatgtatgtgtgtggaccaCCTGTGTCCCTggtacccacaaaggccagaagaaggtgttggatcctctggaactggagttagagataggtgtgagccaccatgtgggtgctgggaaccaaacccaaggccTCTACATGGGAAGCAAGTGCTCTatatcaccgagccatctcttggAAAGTGTGAAAACTTTGAATTTACACTTGGAAGTCTATTCAATCTCTTTCTGTAGCATTCATGTTTCATCATCAAACATATCCATCTGGAACCCAAGGTTAAAATAGTGAAGGAGTTTGAGGTGGGTAGATGGAAGTCGGGGCCAGCCTCGGCCACAACACTAGAGTGGGGACCTGGATGTCCGTGGGAACCTGAGAGGATGCTGCAGGAACAGAGTACTGCTATGGGAGCACACTTATTTGCATACTTGAACACAAACTATATATTATATGACCTATGCATGTTTACATACCATATATGAATACCCTCATAGGCCATGTAGTCATGCATACCATAGTTTTCTAGATGACCCTTGAAACCGCAGGAAGGTAGAATTACTTCAGAAAGTGCTCTCTGAGCTACCAGTCCTCATGAAGACCTCAGGAAGATACCCGTATCCAGCCAGGGTGGAAGGTGACCCTGGCCTTCTCAATTGGGTTGACTCAACTAAGTTAACAAATCACAAACTCTCTCCCCCCAGTCCTGCATGTAATGAAGACCCCATTGTGTATCATCCCTTAGACTTTGTCTCCTGACATATGTCAACATCTGGGGGTATCTGCATGCCAGGAAAAGGGGCTTAGCAGAGGGCTCACAGGTTAGGCTCAGTTAGGTGATGGAGTTCGTtcaggaagccagaggcagaaggCTAGACCAGTCATATCTATAAGACACAGCCTGGCATGAGTGCAGTGGGGCTTTCAGGGAGCTGAGGATGGGAGGAAACTCTACGGTTGGGTAGGCCTGAGTATCCCAGGCTAGTCCATGCAGTGCTGCGCTGAGGTACTGAACTGCACATTAGGGGTCTGTACACTGGCTAAACCTTTGCTTTCCTGACAACTGATAGTGTTCCAGCCACTCCAGCCTTTGGTACAGCCTTTCCAGAATGGAATTGTTCCCACTGCTTACTTCCTCTGGCAAAGAAGAGCAGGTGGCCAATAGGCCACATGGCAGATAAGGACTTGAGGTGAGGGTAGTGGAGGAAACATTTGAAATTCGAGCAAGGAAACTGAGATCTCTGGGACTGTAAGGTAAGAGGAAGAGTAGCTATTGTGTTGTGTACCAGTCTTGTGTTGGTTCAGAACTTAAGCATAACTCTGTACTGTGTTACCTACCATACTCTTAGCGGGTATCCTCAAAGAACTTTTCTAAGCAGCCACTGACAAGATTAAGGGCAGCCAAATAGGAGGAAAGCTGGCGCTCCTGATGTGGAAACCAGCAGAGAGGCGTGGAATGGATTTTCCACAGTCCAGCAAGGGGCTGTGGCAATGGGTTCTTTGAAGATACTTTAAGAAAACAGCAGCtgagccgggtgtggtggtgcttgcctttacccagcactcaggaagcagaggcagatggttctctgagttccaggtcagcctggtctacagagcaagttctaggacagccaggactacgcagagaaaccctgtttgaaaatcagaacaagaaccaaaacaaacaaaacaaaacaaaaaccccacacacaaattgttaaaaaagaaaaaagcaaatgttttcttGAATACCAGTGTATTCCTAGCTGTGTTCTTTTTGCACAGGTGAATGTGTACGTGCTGGGGAAGACGTTCCTGCTCTTGGCGAGGGAGCTCTGCATCAACGCACCGGCTATAGGTAGGCTGAGCTCAGACAATACCACCTCTGGAAACTAACATGCTAAGGTGCTCAGAGTAGAGGGTTGTCAGGCCGAAGTACAGAACCCCAAAGCGAAGGAATTTCTCCTAAAGGTTGTGGGAAATACAGGCAGTAGGGTTTTATTTCTGGTGCAGACTCAAAGCTTCCCATCAATGCCTATCAGATGTGGCTCAGGACCAAAGGGAATAGTATAACACTTCACATTGGGAACCTATTGGATACCTTGAGAAAGGCAGGGGCCTCCTAACAATTGAGGGATGAAGTTCCAGGAGCAGGTACCCTCTAGCCATGGCTCTTCTCATATGCAAGGATGGGGTTTTCATGGTTTCTTAAGTATCAACTCACAGTAAAGAGGTACTACTGGGAGCTAGAGCCAGAGGGTCTGGGAGGGTAGATTTGAGGCCCAGCAGGGCCAGGGTTCTGATGTTAGGCACACTAGCCTACGACACATACTCTCTCCCTAGATAACATTGCCCTGCTAGTGGGCCTTTGAAGGTCAGGTGCTTTTTCAGGGCAAAACAACTATAAGGGAGGCCTGAACCTGGGCCTAGGGATCCTTCTTACCCACATAGCACCCCACAGCAGACAGCACAGCATACAGCCTAATCCTTAAGTTTGACCTCTGCAGTAGAACCTTGAGGTACTTTAACAAACACAATCACCCAGACATGTTGTCTTCTGCAGAATTCTAGAGACAGCCCTTGAGAGGAAGACAGTTCAGATGCCACACAGGCATAGGTGGGCTCTCCTAAGATAGGGTTTGATTTTAACAGCTCTGCACTTCATACAGACAGGATGAGAAAGAGAATGCCCCAGTTAATATTTCCTACAGTCACTTATTTACATGTGACTCTTATTCCGTGAAACCTTTATTATGAAAATTCACTTAAATAGGATGGAACTATTTTAAGTGACTTTTCAGCCACTTGTGGCTTGAATGCAAGGCCTTAAAGTAAGCCGGAGCTGCTTAGAATccaaaagagtgggaggagaatcCAAGGGTCCTGAAGCTTGGGTGCCACTGGGTAGGGACCTGGGACTACCTTGGACGTCTGTCCTCCATCTGTGGAATATCATCTCAGGGTCAAGGGACATGTATAATTCTGTTCCTAAGATCAGTTCCTAAAGATCTGTAAAGAGAAGTCATCTGTTTCAGACTCGGGCTGATATGGTAAGCCAAACCTTTAATGGTATCAGTAAGGCAGTAGGCAGTGTCCTGCACCTCCACTGCACTTACTGGGTAGACTCCATGGAGGAAGAGCCTAATGGCAAGTCCACCCCAACCCCTACACCTCAGGCATAGAAGATGAGCTCTGGAATCTGTCCACCCTGGACTCCAGTCCCATTGGTACTGTCCGAGGAGCACTGGAACTGGAAGGCTACCTTTCCACACTGTACTTCTGTCATTCCTTCCTGCCCAAAGTAGCTGAGCTCACTGCCATCCAGGACAGCACTGGCAGTGTAGAAGGTGTCCTGCTCCACCTGGACTGGATGCTCAAACCAGACTGGGAATGTGTTGCTGGATCCATCTGAAACAAACTTGGTGAGATTCTGAGCTAGGACCATCCCTAGCCGTTTGAGTTCAATCTTCACACTGTACTCAGCCTTCCCAGAACTGGACCCATATAAGCCCAGTCCGGCAATGAACACCCTTCTGTCCACTGCAAACTGGATGCTGTCACAGCGCCCACGATATCTCCACTGGTTGCTTCGGTAGGCAGAAGACTGGAAGCGGTGACACCTCTGTGGAGCAAGGCCCTTCCTTTTGGTCAGGGGAAAGTCGAGAATTGGCTTGTTGGCAGCTGTGTACCAAAGGAAGATATTGTGGGTCTCCTCTAAGGTCAGGATATCTGACTGGGCAGCACCGTTGGCAAACTCCTCTAGAGTCATAGTTGGAATTCGGACTAGATAGAGGGCTCTTCCCAAAACATGCCTCTTGTTGTGAGGGGTGACCGGGAGGCCCTGTCTCTTGCACTCTGCCTCAGCCCAGTTCAGGACCGCCTCGAAGACCACAGCCTCTTTGGTATTGAGGGCCTCCCTGGTCACAATGATCTCCAGGGTCTGCCGGTCAATTTCACAGAAGCCTTCAGACTTCAAAGCCATCTCAGCCTGTGCATCAATGACTTCCCAGCAGCGCTGGGTCAGTTCAGGCTCCTCAAACAGTCGGCTCTGGGATAGCAGGACACAGGCATTTTTGGCTTCCAGGCTTGTCTCCAGAAAGTTGACACAGGCCTTGGCTAATGCAGGTACAATGTACTTCTTAGCAGCATACAGAGTGGCGAGCACTGTGTCCGCCTCCAGATCAATCTCATCGCTGTACATGTACCTGGGTAAGGCAGGGACTCTTCTGGGGAGCTGCAAGGGCTGGCCTCAGAGAGGAACTCATGGGCTCCCATGCACAACCTCTTGGGTTGTAGGAAACATGTAGGGGACAACTGGAAGGTAACCAccccatccttccagccccacaGTAGAGCACTTACTTTAACAAGACCAGGAAGGCGGCAGGCTCGACGTCAGGAATGTGGATTTCTGATTTGACTTCTGCAAGGTCCCCATAGAACATGGCATAGAAGACAGAGCTGCCGACAGCCAAGACGTACTGTGAATAAAAGAAAAGTCACTTGAGCTACAGGGTTGTTAAGAAGGCTGGGGATATTGCGTCTAGCCAGACCCCACCAGGGGACAGAGCTGCGCCCCTACCCACCTTGTGGGCGGGCACGCGCCTGGCTGCCCCTAAGGCCCCCACGATGAAGTGGACGTCAGCCATCAGTTCGTTGTTGAACATGAGCGCATTCCTGTAAAGGGGAGAGGCACACGGGCTGGAACAGCGCGCGCCCGGGCTCTTTCCAGAGCCCGGGGGCGGGCGACAGCTCACCTCTCGCGCAGCGTCGGGTGGAAGGACTGCCAGTTGGGGCTCTCGGGATTGTTGTTGTCTGGCGCGGGCGGCGCGGGCAAGGGTGGCAGTGGGGCGGGCGCCAGGCGGGGCGGGCAGCAAAGGCTGACCTTTCTGCCCACGGCCGCACCCGCCGCGTTGCTGTTGGCGATGTCGGTGGCAGTAGCTGCAGAGGCGCCGGCGGGCGGGTACAGTTCTGAGGCCATCTTCGTTCCAGCCGGGGCCACCTCCACACTGGTCGGCGCTGCGCTGCGCGCCTTCGCACCGCGCCGGGGCCTGGGCAGTGGCTCTGCGAGCACCAGCAGGGAGGTTAGGCACTGTGCCACCCGCCCATGCAGGCAGGCCAGCGGCAGCAGCATGGGGCCACGCCGGCCCTGCCTGCCGCCCACCCTCTCGCACCCCTCACCCCGCACCGAGCCCGCGGCCCGGCCGCAGGGGGCGCCGTCCCGCCCCTACCCTGTGCGGCGCTGGCGTCCCTCGTCACTGTGCGTCATGACGCAGCTCACGCCGAGGCCCCTCCTCCGGTAGAGTGCCGAAGCCCCGCCCGGTGTACAGGTTTGTGCTATAGTTAGTTGTTCACAGCAGCTCGACTTTAGTAAAGGAACCTGACACAGCTAGCTTTCCTCATGGAAGAAATGAGTCTCCGAAACAAGACTTGAGCTCCTTTTTTGTCTCTTTAGCGGAACATAAAATCAAAGACAATACATATTACATGTAGTgtgtcagaatttttcttttttaaatcaggactttatatagcccagggtggcctcaaactcgctTTGTAGGTCCTCCTTTATAAGTTGATTATTCTACTGTGCTGCATTTTGTTTGCCAGTTCATCCAACTGATGGGTGAACACCCAAGTGGGTTACATAGCACAACTATTGTTGTGCAATTATCAGATCCTCATTGTAATTCTTTATGTCTTTACCTAGAAATGAGATGGTTGAAACAAATGGTCAtccttcatttactttttaaaaatatttttattttatgtgtatagatgttttgtttacatgagtctctgtgtaccacatgtgtgtccaGTGtttgcaaaggccagaagaatgtATTgaatcccttgaaactggagatAACTGGTCGTGAACTATGAGATGTGGATATTGGGAACCGAACCCAGTCTTTTGTAAGAGCAATGAGTTCTCCTAACCATTGAGTCATAGCCAGTCCTTCAGAAGTTTTTTATGgtggttgattttgttttcttgttttgtttgattcttttgagacaaagttgtttcttcttcttcttcttcttcttcttcttcttcttcttcttcttcttcttctttttgtttgtatgtttgtttgtttgttttgttttattttcaagacaaggtttctttgtagctttagagcctgtcctggaactgcagtCAGGTTATCtagactttttcctttttttttctttaaaaaaactgtttattATTTAGAGACGAGGTCTTGCTATGTTTCCCAGGCATGCTTCAACTGACCGTCCTTGTACTGAAGCCTCTTTAGCAGCTTGGATTATTGGCATTTGGTACCATGTACACTATCCTTTTTATTTAGGGAAGGTGCATGGAGGAGTGGGGAGTCTAGAATGTTGAGACAGAAttttactctgtagatcaggttggcctgaaacttaaagaaattcacctgcctctgccttctgggtggtgggattaaagacctgcaccacTACTCCAGGCctgagaacattttaaaaaatcaagtctATTCGTTGCTGTATTCACAAGGCCTGAAACATatcaattatgtgtgtgtatacatacacaatatatgtaatatatatatatgtatgtatgtgtgt harbors:
- the Btbd6 gene encoding BTB/POZ domain-containing protein 6, with product MLLPLACLHGRVAQCLTSLLVLAEPLPRPRRGAKARSAAPTSVEVAPAGTKMASELYPPAGASAATATDIANSNAAGAAVGRKVSLCCPPRLAPAPLPPLPAPPAPDNNNPESPNWQSFHPTLRERNALMFNNELMADVHFIVGALGAARRVPAHKYVLAVGSSVFYAMFYGDLAEVKSEIHIPDVEPAAFLVLLKYMYSDEIDLEADTVLATLYAAKKYIVPALAKACVNFLETSLEAKNACVLLSQSRLFEEPELTQRCWEVIDAQAEMALKSEGFCEIDRQTLEIIVTREALNTKEAVVFEAVLNWAEAECKRQGLPVTPHNKRHVLGRALYLVRIPTMTLEEFANGAAQSDILTLEETHNIFLWYTAANKPILDFPLTKRKGLAPQRCHRFQSSAYRSNQWRYRGRCDSIQFAVDRRVFIAGLGLYGSSSGKAEYSVKIELKRLGMVLAQNLTKFVSDGSSNTFPVWFEHPVQVEQDTFYTASAVLDGSELSYFGQEGMTEVQCGKVAFQFQCSSDSTNGTGVQGGQIPELIFYA